The bacterium genome contains a region encoding:
- a CDS encoding T9SS type A sorting domain-containing protein: MRFRESQPSGQVWATTLYDNYLFEGIYTIGIKIWDISNPINPQNVGFLQMEQGFPIYRLQNYFYIFSPGTDVKIYNMSVPTAPLLTTTFTTGGHPTQMEVVGQTAFISDRNAGLVIANIANVTSPSILQTLQMPDRAEGIAVQGNYAYLSCWYAGFRIVDISNPLQPTEVGVCALPGLTRRCVVRGDYAYVANYQSGLKIVNIVNPTAPFVAATWIDGRGGITHDVVLSGDTLFVGNAGSGLYMLNIANPIDPQLIGWYYNSYPVGITKVNNTLYVSDFRSFSVYSVAVPELRLLTPNGGEVYDGGTTDTLRWYGGGFPGTITVSINLDYPNGTWIPILENIQHDGISPWFIDRVNTTHARIRIVSDMYEFLTDESDSDFSIVTNSVITSSTILPSEYAIAVAPNPFNSTANLSLAIPEASNLRLAIFDVQGNEVAQLYRGAIGAGNHRFPWRAAPELASGVYLYRAEISNQNAPKLFAGKLLLVR, encoded by the coding sequence TTGCGGTTTCGCGAATCGCAGCCATCCGGTCAGGTGTGGGCGACCACATTGTATGATAATTACCTCTTCGAAGGCATATACACCATCGGTATCAAGATTTGGGATATCTCCAATCCGATCAACCCGCAGAATGTCGGATTTTTACAGATGGAACAAGGATTTCCAATTTACCGCCTACAAAACTATTTCTACATATTTTCGCCCGGCACCGATGTAAAAATTTACAATATGAGCGTTCCCACTGCACCGTTATTAACTACCACCTTTACTACCGGTGGACATCCGACGCAAATGGAGGTTGTTGGACAAACAGCATTCATTAGCGACCGCAATGCCGGTTTGGTGATAGCAAACATTGCCAATGTAACCTCACCATCAATACTGCAAACTCTGCAAATGCCGGATCGTGCGGAGGGTATCGCCGTACAAGGTAACTATGCTTACCTTAGTTGTTGGTATGCCGGTTTTCGCATAGTTGATATTTCGAATCCACTCCAACCGACAGAGGTCGGTGTTTGTGCTCTTCCGGGGCTAACAAGAAGGTGTGTCGTTCGAGGTGATTATGCCTACGTCGCAAATTACCAAAGTGGATTAAAAATTGTGAATATTGTGAATCCAACAGCACCATTCGTCGCCGCCACTTGGATCGATGGTCGCGGCGGGATCACCCATGATGTCGTGTTGTCTGGCGATACGCTGTTTGTCGGAAATGCTGGCTCGGGATTGTACATGCTGAACATTGCGAACCCCATCGATCCGCAGTTAATCGGTTGGTATTACAATTCATATCCGGTTGGCATTACGAAAGTTAACAATACGTTATATGTGAGCGATTTTCGTTCCTTTAGCGTTTACTCAGTGGCTGTACCAGAATTACGATTGTTAACACCCAATGGCGGAGAAGTATATGACGGAGGAACCACCGACACTTTGCGCTGGTATGGCGGCGGTTTCCCGGGCACCATCACCGTTAGTATCAACCTTGATTATCCCAATGGGACTTGGATTCCCATTTTAGAGAATATTCAACACGATGGCATCAGTCCATGGTTTATCGACCGGGTGAATACGACGCACGCCAGAATCCGGATTGTGTCCGATATGTATGAGTTTCTGACTGACGAGTCGGATAGTGACTTTTCCATTGTGACTAATTCAGTGATTACTTCGTCAACGATTTTGCCATCCGAGTATGCGATAGCGGTGGCACCCAATCCCTTTAATTCCACAGCGAATTTATCCTTAGCGATACCGGAGGCAAGCAATCTCCGATTGGCAATCTTCGACGTACAAGGGAATGAAGTTGCCCAACTGTATCGCGGGGCCATCGGGGCGGGGAATCATCGTTTTCCGTGGCGCGCTGCCCCAGAATTGGCAAGCGGGGTGTATCTCTATCGGGCAGAGATTTCCAACCAGAATGCACCAAAGCTTTTCGCGGGAAAGCTGTTGTTAGTTCGTTGA
- a CDS encoding response regulator gives MPEQRILIVDDNAKYAEWVRAVLEHAGYLVDHVWNAKSGVDTIQANPAKYTAVFSDITMEHPGAGLFMVPKLRRLGYQGAIVLVSTGFDYQSVFLLSRFTLGLLGVDGLVVKRELLQHGRWHIKWITQKQRTQDLRQTMAAIQSVPNWEKKQN, from the coding sequence ATGCCTGAACAACGAATACTCATCGTCGACGATAATGCGAAGTACGCTGAATGGGTACGGGCGGTGCTCGAACACGCCGGCTATTTAGTTGATCATGTCTGGAATGCAAAATCCGGAGTAGATACGATTCAAGCGAATCCAGCCAAGTACACTGCGGTATTTTCCGATATCACTATGGAACATCCCGGCGCGGGACTTTTCATGGTACCAAAGTTGAGGCGGTTGGGGTACCAAGGCGCAATTGTTCTAGTTTCAACTGGTTTTGATTATCAGTCAGTATTTCTACTCTCACGTTTTACATTAGGACTCCTCGGAGTCGACGGTCTGGTCGTAAAACGGGAACTCCTCCAACATGGCCGTTGGCACATCAAATGGATAACGCAAAAGCAGCGAACACAAGACTTACGACAAACGATGGCGGCAATTCAATCCGTTCCGAATTGGGAAAAAAAACAGAATTGA